Part of the Acidimicrobiia bacterium genome is shown below.
GGTGGTGCTCGCCCTCTTCTCGGTGCCGATCTGGCTCAACGACTTCTGGATCGGGGTCGTGACCCAGGGCGTGGCCCTCGGCATCCTCTTCCTGACCTTCACGATCGTGACCGGCGAGGGCGGCATGCTCTCGCTCTGCCAGGCCACCCTCGCCGGGGTGGGCGGGTTCACGGCGGTCGCGCTGGCGACGCACTCGACGATCTTCGGCGTCCACGTCCCCGACTGGTTCGGGTCCGGCGCGGGCTGGCCACTCGGCCTGGCGATCCTCGCCGGGGCGATCCTCGCCGTGCCCGTCGGCCTGCTCGTCGCGTCGCTGAGCCTCCGCCTCGGGGGCGTCTACCTCGCGCTCGCCACGCTCGCCTTCTCGCTGCTCGTCGAGCAGCTGGTGTTCGCCCGAAGCGAGTTCGACAACTTCGGTGCGGGCATCGAAGTCACCCGGCCGATCTTCCTCGGCATCGACTTCAACGACCGCACCAACTTCTTCCTGCTCCTCGCGGTGATCTTCTGCGTCGTGGCCGTGCTCGTCGTCAACCTGCGCCGCGCCACCACCGGTCTGGTGCTGGCCTCGATGCGCTCGAGCGAGCAGGGCGCGGCGACGATCGGGGTGAGCATCGTGCGCTCGCGGCTCCTCGCCTTCGCGGTGAGCTCGTTCGTCGCCGGGCTCGGTGGCGCGCTCTACGCGGTGACGATCGAGCGCGCCCAGCCGACGAGCTTCAACGTCCTCGTCGGCATCGTGTGGCTCGCGATCGTCGTCACGTGGGGGGTCCGCTCGGTCCTCGGGGCGCTGATCGCGGGCATCGTCTTCGCCGTCGTGCCCCAGAAGCTCATCTTCATCGTGGTGATCGCGCTCGTGCTGACCGCCGGTGCCCTCGTCGCCCGACTCGTGATGTCGGGACGCATCCGCACCCCGGCCGGCGCGGTCATGGCGGCGGTCGTGGCCGCGGTCGGGATCGTGGGGACCGGGCTGCTCCTGACCGTCGACGTGCACGAGACCGTCGCCGGCGTGTCCGTCCGAGACCTCCCGACGATGCTGTTCGGTCTCGGGGCGGTGTTCCTGGCGCGCGAGCCGCGCGGGATCCTCTTCAACGTCGTGAACCGTCTCCGGCTTCGTGAGGCGCAGCGTCAGGCCGGCGTGGCGGAACCAGCCGAGCCGGCCGCGGGCCTGGCCGAGGCGCGCGCGTGAGCGAGGCCCTCCTCGAGGCTCGGGGCGTGAGCGTCCGCTTCGGCGGCGTCGTCGCCCTGAACCAGGTCGACTTCGCGGCCGGGACGGGCGAGATCACGGGCCTGGTCGGGCCCAACGGCGCCGGCAAGACCACGCTCTTCGCCGTGCTCTCGGGCCTCCTCCGTCCCCGCTCGGGACAGGTGCTGTTCGACGGTGTCGACGTGACGAGCGCGTCGGCCCAGCGCCGAGCCCGCCTCGGGCTAGCACGCACGTTCCAGCGCCTCGAGCTGTTCACCGAGCTCACCGTGCGCGCCCACGTCGTCGTCGCCCACCGTGTCCGCCGACACCGCGACCGCACCCTGCTGCGCGACCTCGCCGGCTTCGGAGCCCGTCCGACCCCCGACGAGGACGAGCGCGTCCACAGCATCCTCGCCCTGCTCGAGCTGGAGGCGGTCGCCGACGTGCCGGTCGTGCTGCTCCCGCTCGGGACCGGCCGGATCGTCGAGATCGCTCGGGCGCTGGCGACCGAGCCACGGATCGTGCTGCTCGACGAGCCGACGTCGGGCCTCGACGTCCACGAGACCGAGCGGGTGGCGCACGCCCTCCGTGCCGCGAGCCGCGACCGGGGCGTGGCCTTCGTGATGGTGGAACACGACGTCGAGCTCGTGCTCGAGCTCTCGGAGGATGTGACCGTCCTCGACTTCGGGCGCGTGATCGCACGGGGATCGCCGGCGGACATCCGATCGAGCGCCAACGTCCAAGCCGCGTACCTCGGCGCGCCAGCCGACGCGGAGTCCGGGTGACCGACGCCGCGGCGCCGCTGCTGGTCGTCGAGCAGCTCGATGTTCGCTACGGCGAGGCGCGTGCGCTCTTCGGCGTCGATCTCGAGCTCGCGCCCGGCCGCACGCTCGCCGTCCTCGGGCCGAACGGCGCCGGCAAGAGCTCGCTCGCGGCGGCGGTGGCCGGGCGGGTCCGGCCCACGGCCGGCCGGGTTCACTTCGCCGGCCGTGACGTGACCGGCTGGCCCGCGCACCGGCTGAGCCGGCTCGGGCTCGCCTACGTGCCCGAGGAGCGCGCGATCTTCCCGCACCTCTCGGTGCTCGAGAACCTGCGGGTGCTGCTCCGCCACGCCGTGCCCCGCCGCGAGCGCGCCGGCGCCATGGACCGCGCCCTCGACGCCTTCCCGATCCTCGGCACGCGGCGCCGTCAGCTGGCGGGGACGCTGTCGGGCGGCGAGCAGCAGATGCTGAGCCTGGCCCGGGTGCTGGCCGCGCCGCCTCGGCTCCTCGTCGCCGACGAGATGTCCCTCGGGCTCGCGCCCCTCGTCGTGGGGCTCGTCTTCGACGGGCTGGTGCGGGCCCGCGAGGCGGGGGTGGCGGTGCTGCTGATCGAGCAGTACGTCGAGCGGGCCCTCGAGTTCGCCGACGACGCCGTGATCCTGCGCCGAGGTCAGGTCGTCTGGCGCGGGGCGTCCGCCGACGCCGGCTCCGAGCTCGTGGCCAGCTACCTCGGCGACGCCGGCTGAGCCCCCGCGCCCGTCACGAGGCCTCGGCCCGCAGCCGGTCGCGGAGCACGAACTTCTGGACCTTCCCCGACGCGGTGCGCGGGAACTCGGTCACGGCACGGAGCTCCTCGGGCCACTTCTGCCGGGCCAGCCCGGCCCGCTCGAGGTGCTCGCGCACCGCCGGCAGCGACGGCGCCGCGACGCCGGGCTGCATGCGGACGAACGCGGCCGCGTGCTCGCCGAGCCTCGCGTCCGGCGCCGCCACGACCGCCGCCTCGGCCACGCCGCCCAGGTGGAGCAGCTGCTCCTCAACCTCCAGCGCGCTGATGTTCTCGCCGCCCCGGATGATGATGTCCTTCTTGCGGTCGACGATGGAGACGTAGCCGTCGGCGTCGCGCACCCCGACGTCCCCGGTCCCGAACCAGCCGTCGCGGTCGAACGCCGCCGCGGTGAGGCCCGGATCGGTGTAGCCGACGAAGCAGTCGGGCCCCTTGCTCCAGATCTCCCCGGGCTCGTCGACACCGAGGACGCCGCCGGCGTCGTCGCGGAGCTCGAGCTCGACCCCGGGCAGGGCGCGGCCGTCGGTGTGGATCCTCTTCTCGAGGGGCGCGTCGTGGGTCATGCCCGTGATCGACGGGTGCTCGGTGGAGCCGAAGCTGCGGACGGTGGAGATCCCCATCGCCGCGCACCGCTCCCCGACCGCGGCCGGGACCGCCGACCCGCCGAGCCCGATGTGCGCCATGAGCGCTCGGTGCGCGTCGGTGAAGTCGGGGTGGTCGAGGAGGCTGATGAGGAAGTAGGTCGCCCCGTTCCCGCTCGTGAGCTGCTGGTCGAGCATCGTCGCCAGCACCCGAGCGGGGTCCCAGACGTCGATGAGGTGGATCGGGTCCCGTCGCCACACCGGGATGAGCAGGGCGGCGAGCATGCCGATGCCGTGGCCGACCGGGGCGCCGACGAGCGCCGGCCGGCCCCCCTTGGCCTGGATGGCGCCGAGCTGGCGGATCTCGAAGCCGATCGTGCGGTGCGAGTGGACGACCCCCTTCGGGTCGGCGGTCGTCCCCGACGTGTACGCGATGAGGGCGGGCGCCGACGGGTCGGTGGGCGCCGGCTCGTCGACGCGGTCGGCGGCGGCGAGCGCTGAGAACGGCTCCGCCTCGGACGGGGCGGCCGCGCCGACCACGAAGACGCGCTCGAGCGCGCCGAGCCGCGGCCGCAGCGCCTCCAGGTTGGCGAGGTAGTCGAGGTGCCCGAACCGGTCGGCGGTGACGAGCACGCGCGCCTGGGACTGCTCGAGGATGAACCCGACCTCCTTCGGCCCGTAGAAGTGCACGATCGGGACCGGGACGGCGCCGAGCAGGGCGACGGCCCAGAACGTCGCCGCCGCCTCCACCCAGTTCGGGAGCTGGAACGCCACCGGCTCGCCGGGGCCGACGCCCGCCGCTCGCAGCCCGCCGGCGACCCGGCGGGCCAGGTCGAAGCCGTCGGCGAACGTGCCCCGCCAGGGGCGGGTCTGCGAGTAGACCGCGAGGGGCAGGTCGCGGCCCTCGAGCAGCCCGGCGGCCAGGATCGAGCCCAGCGTCTCGTCGGTCCACGATCCGTCGGCGACGTAGCGGCGGGCCCGGTCGGCGGCCACGCCGTGCAGGTCGAGGTCCAGCGCCATGGGCTCCCTCCGGCTCGAGACGGTACCGGCCCGCTCGTGCGGCCGTCCGAGGGCCGGACGGCGGACCGTCCCCCGAAGACCCGGTCTTCAGTCCGGTTGCCAGCCCCGCCGGGCCGGAATAAGGTTCCCGCAGTGCAGAACGTGGTTCCGGTCGAGCGGGCCGTGGCCGCTCGGACCCTCGAGGAGCGAGCCACCGCGTACGCCGACGAGGTCCGCCGCCTCGTCGACGCCGCCTACGGGGTGATGCGGCGCACCGGGTCGCTCGACCCTCGGGTCAGCGACATCGTGCGAGCTGCCGGGCTCTCGAACCAGGCCTTCTACCGGCACTTCCGGGGCAAGGACGAGCTGCTGCTCGC
Proteins encoded:
- a CDS encoding ABC transporter permease — protein: MQGYILAGLVLGSVYAISALGLVLTYASSRVVNFAHGATAYAVAIFYHWLNHEQGWSIPASALVSLLVFSPLLGLGLWALLFRWLTHAPAEIRFLATVGLWVALPAAVRIVFPFSQAEVYQPQGLARLPAEIFHLSVFDLSINANQLVILVGGAAIVVGLTVILRLTPMGLATRATVDSPRSAEVSGINTRVVTAGSWALGTTMAGFAGILLAPLLGLNDLEFTLLLVASIAAAVVGRLTSLPLTFAGAMVIGLIQGVSVDFLPSTGVLARGFKPSVPFIVMLACLLLYQGLRRERFEVDLRSGSFRPEAPAAPRARGWRAALGPLAVVLALFSVPIWLNDFWIGVVTQGVALGILFLTFTIVTGEGGMLSLCQATLAGVGGFTAVALATHSTIFGVHVPDWFGSGAGWPLGLAILAGAILAVPVGLLVASLSLRLGGVYLALATLAFSLLVEQLVFARSEFDNFGAGIEVTRPIFLGIDFNDRTNFFLLLAVIFCVVAVLVVNLRRATTGLVLASMRSSEQGAATIGVSIVRSRLLAFAVSSFVAGLGGALYAVTIERAQPTSFNVLVGIVWLAIVVTWGVRSVLGALIAGIVFAVVPQKLIFIVVIALVLTAGALVARLVMSGRIRTPAGAVMAAVVAAVGIVGTGLLLTVDVHETVAGVSVRDLPTMLFGLGAVFLAREPRGILFNVVNRLRLREAQRQAGVAEPAEPAAGLAEARA
- a CDS encoding ABC transporter ATP-binding protein, with amino-acid sequence MSEALLEARGVSVRFGGVVALNQVDFAAGTGEITGLVGPNGAGKTTLFAVLSGLLRPRSGQVLFDGVDVTSASAQRRARLGLARTFQRLELFTELTVRAHVVVAHRVRRHRDRTLLRDLAGFGARPTPDEDERVHSILALLELEAVADVPVVLLPLGTGRIVEIARALATEPRIVLLDEPTSGLDVHETERVAHALRAASRDRGVAFVMVEHDVELVLELSEDVTVLDFGRVIARGSPADIRSSANVQAAYLGAPADAESG
- a CDS encoding AMP-binding protein, with translation MALDLDLHGVAADRARRYVADGSWTDETLGSILAAGLLEGRDLPLAVYSQTRPWRGTFADGFDLARRVAGGLRAAGVGPGEPVAFQLPNWVEAAATFWAVALLGAVPVPIVHFYGPKEVGFILEQSQARVLVTADRFGHLDYLANLEALRPRLGALERVFVVGAAAPSEAEPFSALAAADRVDEPAPTDPSAPALIAYTSGTTADPKGVVHSHRTIGFEIRQLGAIQAKGGRPALVGAPVGHGIGMLAALLIPVWRRDPIHLIDVWDPARVLATMLDQQLTSGNGATYFLISLLDHPDFTDAHRALMAHIGLGGSAVPAAVGERCAAMGISTVRSFGSTEHPSITGMTHDAPLEKRIHTDGRALPGVELELRDDAGGVLGVDEPGEIWSKGPDCFVGYTDPGLTAAAFDRDGWFGTGDVGVRDADGYVSIVDRKKDIIIRGGENISALEVEEQLLHLGGVAEAAVVAAPDARLGEHAAAFVRMQPGVAAPSLPAVREHLERAGLARQKWPEELRAVTEFPRTASGKVQKFVLRDRLRAEAS
- a CDS encoding ABC transporter ATP-binding protein; protein product: MTDAAAPLLVVEQLDVRYGEARALFGVDLELAPGRTLAVLGPNGAGKSSLAAAVAGRVRPTAGRVHFAGRDVTGWPAHRLSRLGLAYVPEERAIFPHLSVLENLRVLLRHAVPRRERAGAMDRALDAFPILGTRRRQLAGTLSGGEQQMLSLARVLAAPPRLLVADEMSLGLAPLVVGLVFDGLVRAREAGVAVLLIEQYVERALEFADDAVILRRGQVVWRGASADAGSELVASYLGDAG